From the genome of Pseudomonas sp. Teo4, one region includes:
- a CDS encoding ORF6N domain-containing protein, protein MNLVSIHNTQLPVVEYRGQRVVTLAMIDQVHERPEGTARRNFNEHRDRFGLGRHFFEVTADDIRTQSIAQAFAPRTSKGVLMTERGYLMLVKAFTDDLAWEVQEQLVEQYFRPAPALCPALPTDYITALEHLLASKRSEQLALEQRDQAIATKAEIGSRREATAMATASAAVRKVMHLESELGRGCQHATVTAVEKAARRSFGNQGFRPLKNWCDSHGVSAPKVQDLRFGWVRSWPAAAWAAVYQIDLAELFGAAGEQPC, encoded by the coding sequence ATGAACCTGGTCAGCATCCATAACACTCAGCTACCCGTCGTCGAATACCGTGGCCAGCGCGTCGTCACTCTGGCGATGATCGATCAGGTGCATGAGCGACCTGAGGGTACGGCCCGCCGGAACTTCAACGAGCATCGGGACCGGTTTGGCCTCGGGCGCCATTTCTTCGAGGTGACTGCGGACGATATTCGTACGCAGTCGATTGCACAGGCGTTCGCTCCAAGGACTTCCAAAGGTGTCCTGATGACCGAGCGTGGCTACCTCATGCTGGTGAAGGCCTTCACCGACGATCTGGCATGGGAGGTCCAGGAGCAACTGGTGGAACAGTACTTCAGGCCCGCACCTGCTTTGTGTCCTGCGCTCCCCACCGACTACATCACCGCCCTTGAGCACCTGCTGGCCTCGAAGCGTTCGGAGCAGCTGGCGCTGGAGCAGCGTGACCAAGCGATTGCCACCAAGGCGGAGATCGGCAGCCGGCGAGAAGCCACGGCCATGGCCACCGCATCAGCCGCTGTACGCAAGGTCATGCACTTGGAGAGCGAACTTGGCAGGGGCTGTCAGCACGCCACTGTGACGGCGGTGGAGAAGGCCGCCCGCCGAAGCTTCGGTAACCAGGGCTTCCGCCCGCTCAAGAACTGGTGCGACAGCCATGGGGTATCCGCCCCAAAAGTCCAAGACCTTCGATTCGGCTGGGTTCGCTCCTGGCCGGCTGCCGCCTGGGCAGCCGTTTACCAAATTGACTTGGCCGAACTGTTCGGCGCTGCTGGAGAACAACCATGCTGA
- a CDS encoding Cro/CI family transcriptional regulator gives MVPLKDFAKGHGQPHAASLLGMTQGALSKAIRIGRTVYVAQQTDGSFAAIELRSFPSRQDREATCGPTLNETIRQLALSVETGKPSVHPNSTGGAE, from the coding sequence ATGGTCCCCCTGAAAGATTTCGCTAAGGGTCACGGGCAGCCACATGCAGCATCCCTTCTGGGCATGACGCAAGGCGCTTTGAGTAAGGCTATCCGGATTGGGCGTACGGTCTACGTTGCGCAACAAACCGACGGTTCCTTTGCTGCCATTGAGTTGCGCTCGTTTCCCTCTCGGCAGGATCGGGAGGCTACCTGTGGTCCTACCCTGAATGAAACGATACGCCAGTTGGCTTTGTCCGTGGAGACGGGCAAACCCTCTGTTCATCCGAACAGTACCGGGGGCGCCGAGTGA
- a CDS encoding helix-turn-helix domain-containing protein, with the protein MSTQRKFQGVWIPASLWLDHSLSTNEKVMLVEIGSLEDDVRGCFATNAHFADFFGLSVSRVSEIISGLAERGLITIDQIRVGKRVVERRLRLSNPFDKPKTPSENAVNPFGKGGEPPSENTKGSNTSMSNTKRVKDLPVSGSEVDAAFEQFWKLYPKKKSRKDAFKAWSKINPDADLQAVMTAALAKHCISPDWTKQGGQFVPNAATWLNGERWHDVLQPAGATVQGGAFNNLPHHTDDMYQESHDGRSNF; encoded by the coding sequence GTGAGCACACAACGCAAGTTCCAGGGCGTGTGGATTCCGGCCTCTTTGTGGCTGGACCACTCGCTGTCTACAAACGAGAAGGTGATGCTGGTGGAGATCGGCAGCCTCGAGGATGACGTGCGCGGCTGCTTCGCCACTAACGCCCACTTCGCTGACTTCTTCGGCCTGTCGGTATCCCGCGTGTCCGAGATCATCAGCGGGCTGGCAGAGCGAGGCTTGATAACCATCGACCAGATCAGGGTCGGCAAGCGTGTTGTCGAGCGCCGGCTTCGCCTTTCGAACCCCTTCGATAAACCGAAGACCCCTTCGGAAAACGCTGTGAACCCCTTCGGAAAAGGCGGTGAACCCCCTTCGGAAAACACGAAGGGGAGTAATACATCTATGAGTAATACAAAGAGGGTTAAAGACTTACCCGTATCAGGCAGCGAAGTGGACGCCGCATTCGAGCAATTCTGGAAGCTATATCCCAAGAAGAAGAGCCGCAAAGACGCCTTCAAGGCCTGGAGCAAAATCAACCCCGACGCAGACCTGCAGGCCGTCATGACCGCGGCCCTAGCCAAGCACTGTATATCCCCCGACTGGACCAAGCAGGGCGGACAGTTCGTCCCGAACGCCGCCACCTGGCTCAACGGCGAGCGCTGGCACGACGTTCTGCAGCCGGCTGGCGCCACTGTTCAAGGCGGAGCCTTCAACAACCTCCCGCACCACACCGATGACATGTACCAGGAGAGCCACGATGGCCGTTCGAATTTCTGA
- a CDS encoding response regulator transcription factor: protein MTTQTITASGWTGFLGMGLAPRELEATLHAANDLTQKEIARLMGISPKTVEKRIEDARLKLGAKTMRGLVIEAFKRQIISPATTALALLMAVHGMLGDDQAMRIRRGGNGGERKIETRVATRRAECALAIA, encoded by the coding sequence ATGACCACACAAACCATCACTGCTAGCGGCTGGACCGGTTTTCTCGGCATGGGACTTGCTCCGCGCGAGCTTGAGGCGACTCTCCATGCAGCAAACGATCTGACCCAAAAAGAAATTGCGCGCCTGATGGGCATCAGCCCCAAGACCGTAGAAAAGCGCATTGAAGACGCTCGCCTCAAGCTTGGTGCCAAGACCATGCGCGGCCTGGTTATTGAGGCATTCAAGCGCCAGATCATTAGCCCGGCAACAACCGCCCTGGCCCTGTTGATGGCCGTCCACGGAATGCTAGGAGACGACCAAGCAATGCGCATTCGCCGCGGCGGTAACGGCGGCGAGCGAAAAATTGAAACCCGTGTTGCCACGCGACGCGCCGAGTGCGCACTGGCGATTGCGTAA
- a CDS encoding carbon storage regulator gives MLILTRKTGEAIKIANNITLVVLGVKGSQVRLGIEAPQGVAVDRKEIAERKAAGLPRPELAVEPVAAQDELYGNRTEAEWRQLLVEEQEEREAQGQEQANDAA, from the coding sequence ATGTTGATCCTCACCCGTAAGACAGGCGAAGCCATCAAGATCGCCAACAACATCACCTTAGTCGTGCTGGGCGTCAAAGGGAGCCAGGTTCGCCTGGGCATTGAGGCGCCGCAAGGCGTAGCCGTCGACCGCAAGGAAATTGCCGAGCGCAAGGCAGCTGGCTTGCCACGGCCGGAGCTAGCAGTTGAGCCGGTAGCGGCGCAGGACGAACTGTACGGGAACCGCACCGAAGCCGAGTGGCGCCAGCTGTTGGTGGAGGAACAGGAAGAGCGTGAAGCCCAAGGTCAGGAGCAAGCCAATGACGCAGCCTGA
- a CDS encoding tyrosine-type recombinase/integrase encodes MDRKPVDLPAGVELVGRSIRIRFTWNKKRCCETLPLPQTAKGIAAAASLRAQVKGLDKLGALTAEKYAELFPNTRSVVVQEQTTPIFFDYAQDWLNSLQIVEGTRKNYRSALQVYWIPYLAELPIDTITSVRLRKIMNEIKWTSPVRRKGVVGLLVSIFQQAVTDELIVRNPALTIPGAKVPKREVDPFTKEEADSIIAHLYETTSGITAIYAAYFEFCFYTGMRPGEVMALRWSEIDRRGKTAHVCRIQIRGVIQDRTKTKRARKVLLNDRAVHALEKARPLTEARSDYVFAPSGTGDRSEMYIRSETSQKRYWQAALRKLGIRRRRMYDTRHTYATMCLMAGMNPAFIAAQLGHSVQVLLSTYAKWINSPNDWAELDKLKALESGTKVVRAKSQ; translated from the coding sequence ATGGATCGAAAGCCTGTGGACCTGCCGGCCGGAGTCGAGCTTGTCGGGCGCTCAATCCGAATTCGCTTCACCTGGAACAAGAAGCGGTGCTGCGAGACGCTCCCCCTCCCTCAGACCGCGAAAGGGATCGCAGCAGCAGCGAGTCTACGTGCTCAAGTAAAGGGGCTGGACAAGCTCGGCGCTCTGACAGCAGAGAAGTACGCCGAGCTGTTCCCCAATACCCGCAGCGTGGTGGTGCAGGAGCAAACTACGCCGATCTTCTTCGATTACGCGCAGGACTGGCTCAACAGTTTGCAGATCGTTGAGGGTACCCGCAAGAACTACAGGTCCGCATTGCAGGTGTATTGGATTCCTTACCTGGCCGAGCTGCCGATCGATACCATCACGTCGGTGCGCCTGCGCAAGATCATGAACGAAATCAAGTGGACTTCACCGGTCCGCCGCAAGGGCGTGGTCGGCCTGCTGGTGTCGATCTTCCAGCAGGCCGTAACTGACGAACTGATTGTCCGAAACCCTGCCCTGACTATCCCAGGCGCAAAGGTGCCGAAGCGCGAGGTTGACCCCTTCACCAAGGAGGAGGCGGATTCGATCATTGCCCATCTATACGAGACTACGAGCGGCATAACGGCGATCTATGCAGCCTATTTCGAGTTCTGTTTCTACACCGGCATGCGGCCGGGAGAGGTGATGGCTCTGCGCTGGAGCGAGATCGATAGGCGCGGAAAGACAGCGCACGTGTGCCGAATTCAGATCCGAGGCGTGATCCAAGACCGCACCAAAACGAAGCGTGCCCGGAAAGTTTTATTGAACGATCGAGCAGTGCATGCGCTCGAAAAAGCCAGGCCGCTCACCGAGGCGCGTTCAGATTACGTGTTCGCCCCCAGTGGGACGGGTGACCGCTCGGAAATGTACATCAGGTCCGAGACGAGTCAAAAACGTTACTGGCAGGCAGCTTTGCGGAAGCTTGGGATTAGGCGCCGCAGGATGTACGACACTCGCCACACGTACGCGACCATGTGCCTGATGGCCGGCATGAACCCGGCATTCATCGCCGCGCAACTCGGGCACAGCGTGCAGGTGCTGCTCTCCACGTATGCCAAGTGGATCAACTCGCCAAACGACTGGGCAGAGCTTGATAAGCTGAAAGCGCTGGAAAGTGGTACGAAAGTGGTACGAGCTAAAAGCCAGTAA
- a CDS encoding LexA family transcriptional regulator translates to MKKPLPSDRKEECQRLKAIFDGKKKELKLTQEKLAHLLGINQSSVSHYLNGVNPLNASVAAAFAKILGVSVWDFSPRLAEVIESFAAMQVTAESFKATWSRSAKVLDAIPHEQYVLIPQFLDDNSFVPGVNDEHVGLTEGMLFRRGWLRDAGLHYPNLRILYAVDDSMAPHITHEDVVMIDTSKKALEDGKIFLIRRPDGKTSIRRAFQMISGGWALRSDNLDKQRYPDETLSSGAADGLPIIGQIAWRGGSAR, encoded by the coding sequence ATGAAAAAGCCCCTACCCTCCGATCGAAAGGAAGAGTGCCAAAGACTCAAGGCGATCTTCGATGGCAAAAAAAAGGAGCTGAAGCTCACTCAGGAGAAGCTTGCGCACCTCTTGGGTATTAACCAGAGCTCTGTTAGCCATTATCTGAACGGCGTGAACCCACTCAACGCCTCAGTCGCCGCAGCCTTTGCCAAGATTCTTGGGGTATCCGTGTGGGATTTCAGCCCTCGCCTTGCGGAGGTGATTGAGTCCTTTGCGGCCATGCAGGTAACTGCGGAGTCCTTTAAAGCAACCTGGTCTCGCAGCGCCAAAGTCTTGGATGCGATTCCTCACGAGCAGTATGTGCTCATCCCCCAGTTCTTGGACGACAACTCATTTGTTCCTGGGGTGAATGATGAGCACGTGGGCCTTACTGAGGGAATGTTGTTTCGGCGCGGTTGGCTTAGGGACGCGGGCCTACATTACCCAAACCTCCGGATCTTGTACGCTGTAGACGACAGCATGGCTCCTCATATCACCCATGAGGACGTGGTCATGATCGACACATCCAAGAAAGCTCTTGAAGATGGGAAGATTTTTTTGATCAGGCGCCCTGATGGTAAAACCAGCATCCGGAGGGCCTTCCAGATGATTTCTGGCGGCTGGGCGCTGAGGTCTGACAATCTGGATAAGCAGAGGTACCCCGATGAGACGCTTAGTAGCGGGGCTGCCGATGGGCTTCCAATTATCGGCCAGATAGCTTGGAGGGGAGGAAGCGCAAGGTGA
- a CDS encoding YheU family protein gives MLIPYDQLQAETLTRLIEDFVTRDGTDNGDDTPLETRVLRVRQALAKGQAFILFDPESQQCQLLARHDVPRELLD, from the coding sequence ATGCTGATCCCCTACGACCAACTGCAAGCCGAAACCCTGACCCGTCTGATCGAGGACTTCGTCACCCGCGACGGCACCGACAACGGCGACGATACCCCGCTGGAAACCCGTGTATTGCGGGTACGCCAGGCGCTGGCCAAGGGGCAGGCGTTCATCCTCTTCGACCCGGAGAGCCAGCAATGCCAGCTGCTGGCTCGCCACGATGTGCCACGGGAACTGCTCGACTGA
- the csrA gene encoding carbon storage regulator CsrA — translation MLVITREIGEVITIGDDIRIKVVEVRDHMVRMGVDAPREVPVHRSEVYKRIKAGEQRKLHPV, via the coding sequence ATGTTGGTCATTACGCGGGAAATCGGCGAGGTCATCACCATCGGTGACGACATTCGAATCAAGGTGGTGGAGGTACGTGATCACATGGTACGCATGGGGGTGGATGCACCGCGTGAAGTACCGGTGCACCGCAGTGAGGTCTACAAGCGCATCAAGGCCGGTGAGCAGCGCAAGCTGCACCCCGTCTGA
- a CDS encoding osmoprotectant NAGGN system M42 family peptidase: protein MPERHPEPDLDYLKRVLLEMLAIPSPTGFTDTIVRYVAERLDEIGIPYELTRRGTIRATLKGRQNSPDRAVSAHLDTIGASVRQLQDNGRLALAPVGCWSSRFAEGSRVSVFTDTGVYRGSVLPLMASGHAFNTAIDQMPVSWEHVEVRLDAYCATRADCEALGLAIGDFVAFDPLPEFTESGHISARHLDDKAGVAALLAALKAVVDSGRQPLIDCHPLFTITEETGSGAAAALPWDVSEFVGIDIAPVAPGQASSEHAVSVAMQDSSGPYDYHLSRHLLKLAGDQCLPVRRDVFRYYFSDAHSAVTAGHDIRTALVAFGCDATHGYERTHIDSLAALSRLLSGYLLSPPVFASDSHPANASLERFSHQLEHDAQMESDTRVPAVDSLIGNKG from the coding sequence ATGCCCGAACGACACCCCGAACCCGACCTCGACTACCTCAAACGCGTGCTCCTGGAGATGCTCGCCATCCCCAGCCCCACGGGCTTCACCGACACCATCGTGCGCTACGTGGCCGAGCGCCTGGATGAAATAGGCATCCCCTACGAACTGACCCGTCGCGGCACCATTCGCGCCACCCTCAAGGGCCGGCAGAACTCCCCCGACCGCGCCGTCTCTGCGCACTTGGACACAATCGGCGCCAGCGTGCGCCAATTGCAGGATAACGGCCGCCTGGCCCTGGCGCCGGTGGGTTGCTGGTCAAGCCGCTTTGCCGAAGGCAGCCGAGTCAGCGTGTTCACCGACACCGGGGTCTATCGCGGCAGCGTGCTGCCGCTGATGGCCAGCGGGCACGCGTTCAACACCGCCATCGACCAGATGCCGGTGAGCTGGGAACACGTCGAAGTACGCCTGGACGCCTACTGCGCCACACGGGCCGACTGCGAAGCCCTGGGCCTGGCCATCGGCGACTTCGTCGCCTTCGACCCACTGCCGGAGTTCACCGAGAGCGGCCACATCAGTGCCCGCCACCTGGACGACAAGGCCGGCGTCGCGGCATTACTGGCGGCGCTCAAGGCGGTGGTCGACAGTGGCCGCCAGCCGCTGATCGACTGCCACCCGCTGTTCACCATTACCGAGGAAACCGGCTCAGGCGCCGCCGCTGCCCTGCCCTGGGATGTGAGCGAATTCGTCGGCATCGATATCGCCCCGGTCGCGCCCGGGCAGGCCTCCAGCGAGCATGCGGTGAGTGTGGCCATGCAGGACTCTTCCGGGCCCTACGACTACCACCTGTCACGCCACCTGTTGAAACTGGCCGGCGACCAATGCCTGCCCGTGCGGCGCGATGTGTTCCGTTACTACTTCAGCGACGCTCACTCGGCAGTCACCGCCGGGCACGATATCCGAACGGCGCTGGTGGCGTTCGGCTGCGATGCCACCCATGGCTATGAACGTACCCACATCGACAGCCTGGCCGCACTCAGCCGCCTGCTATCGGGCTACCTGCTCAGCCCGCCGGTATTCGCCAGCGACTCGCACCCGGCCAACGCCTCGCTAGAGCGCTTCAGCCACCAGCTGGAGCACGATGCACAGATGGAAAGCGACACACGGGTACCGGCGGTGGACAGCCTGATTGGCAACAAGGGCTGA
- the ngg gene encoding N-acetylglutaminylglutamine synthetase, with protein MKAHEIAYGQRLLRGQSPSYERLQARLAGDGSEPHDQPRALHCGWGRLLIGHTYPDAASLAEALQDERPGERDIALYVAAPQQLLAQAPHQLFLDPSDTLRLWFTDYRQAQRVFRGFRIRRAQSEGDWQAINSLYQARGMLPVQPERLTPRHQGGPVYWLAEDEDTGAVIGSVMGLNHAKAFDDPELGSSLWCLAVDPQCSRPGVGEVLVRHLVEHFMSRGLAYLDLSVLHDNRQAKRLYQKLGFRNLPTFAVKRKNGINQQLFLGPGPEAGLNPYARIIVDEAYRRGIEVQVEDAASGLFTLSLGGRRVRCRESLSDLTSAVSMTLCQDKRLTRQALHCAGLQVPVQQLAGNADDNLAFLDEHRAVVVKPVDGEQGQGVAVNLTTFEEVRQAIEQARHFDSRVLLESFHPGHDLRIVVIGHEVVAAAIRHPAQVVGDGKHSIKQLIEAQSRRRQAATGGESRIPMDDETARTLRSAGLDYTSVLPAGQRLAVRRTANLHTGGTLEDVTERLHPVLADAAVRAARALEIPVVGLDLMVRDVEQPDYVIIEANERVGLANHEPQPTAERFVDLLFAHSRPLA; from the coding sequence ATGAAAGCCCACGAAATCGCTTACGGTCAGCGCCTGCTGCGTGGCCAGTCGCCGTCCTACGAGCGCTTGCAGGCGCGCTTGGCCGGCGATGGCAGCGAGCCCCACGACCAGCCCCGGGCGCTGCACTGTGGCTGGGGCCGCCTGTTGATCGGCCACACTTACCCGGACGCCGCGAGCCTGGCCGAAGCGCTACAGGATGAGCGCCCCGGCGAGCGCGATATTGCCTTGTATGTGGCGGCGCCGCAGCAGTTGCTGGCCCAGGCGCCACACCAGCTGTTCCTTGACCCCTCGGATACCCTGCGCCTGTGGTTCACCGACTACCGCCAGGCACAGCGGGTGTTCCGCGGCTTTCGCATTCGCCGCGCCCAAAGCGAAGGCGACTGGCAGGCCATCAACAGCCTGTACCAGGCCCGCGGCATGCTGCCGGTGCAACCCGAGCGACTTACCCCGCGCCACCAAGGTGGGCCGGTGTACTGGCTGGCCGAAGACGAAGACACGGGCGCGGTCATCGGCAGCGTCATGGGCCTGAACCATGCCAAGGCTTTCGATGACCCAGAGCTGGGCAGCAGCCTGTGGTGCCTGGCCGTCGACCCACAATGCAGCCGCCCAGGTGTCGGCGAAGTGCTGGTGCGCCACCTGGTCGAGCACTTCATGAGCCGTGGCCTGGCCTACCTCGACCTGTCGGTGTTGCACGACAATCGTCAGGCCAAGCGGCTGTACCAGAAGCTGGGGTTTCGCAACCTGCCCACCTTTGCGGTCAAGCGCAAGAACGGCATCAACCAGCAACTGTTCCTCGGCCCCGGCCCCGAAGCCGGGCTCAATCCCTATGCCCGGATCATCGTCGACGAAGCGTACCGGCGCGGCATCGAGGTGCAGGTGGAGGATGCCGCCAGCGGGTTGTTCACCCTCAGTCTTGGTGGGCGGCGGGTGCGCTGCCGCGAGTCGCTAAGCGACCTCACCAGTGCGGTAAGCATGACCCTCTGCCAGGACAAGCGCCTTACCCGCCAGGCACTGCACTGTGCCGGGCTGCAAGTGCCGGTGCAGCAGTTGGCGGGCAATGCCGACGACAACCTGGCGTTTCTCGACGAGCATCGTGCGGTGGTGGTCAAGCCGGTCGATGGCGAGCAAGGCCAAGGGGTAGCGGTCAACCTGACCACCTTCGAGGAGGTTCGCCAGGCCATCGAACAAGCCCGTCATTTCGACAGCCGCGTGTTGCTGGAAAGCTTCCATCCCGGCCACGACCTGCGCATCGTGGTCATCGGCCATGAAGTGGTGGCGGCGGCCATCCGCCATCCGGCGCAGGTGGTCGGTGATGGCAAGCACAGCATCAAGCAGTTGATCGAGGCCCAGAGCCGTCGTCGCCAGGCGGCAACCGGCGGCGAAAGCCGCATTCCCATGGACGACGAGACCGCGCGTACCTTGCGCAGTGCTGGCCTGGATTACACCAGCGTGCTGCCCGCTGGCCAACGCCTGGCCGTGCGTCGTACCGCCAACCTGCATACCGGAGGCACCCTGGAGGACGTGACCGAGCGCCTGCACCCGGTGCTGGCCGATGCGGCGGTGCGGGCTGCCCGCGCCCTGGAGATTCCGGTGGTGGGCCTTGACCTGATGGTGCGCGATGTCGAGCAGCCCGATTACGTGATCATCGAGGCCAACGAACGGGTTGGCCTGGCCAATCATGAACCGCAACCCACTGCCGAACGCTTTGTCGACTTGCTGTTTGCGCATAGTCGGCCGTTGGCGTGA
- a CDS encoding N-acetylglutaminylglutamine amidotransferase, translating into MCGLAGELRFTPLNQAPRPADLAAVERITHHLAPRGPDAWGFHSQGPIALGHRRLKIMDLSDGSAQPMVDNTLGLSLAFNGAIYNFPELRQELQDLGYTFWSDGDTEVLLKGYHAWGAALLPKLNGMFALAIWERDQQRLFLARDRLGVKPLYLSRNAERLRFASTLPALLKGGDIDPMIDPVALNHYLNFHAVVPAPRTLLANVQKLEPGTWMRIDRHGEVERQTWWQLQYGPNLDERELDLEGWTTRVLDATREAVAIRQRAAVDVGVLLSGGVDSSLLVGLLREVGVDDLSTFSIGFEDAGGERGDEFQYSDLIARHYGTRHHKLRIAEQEIIEQLPAAFRAMSEPMVSHDCIAFYLLSREVAKHCKGVQSGQGADELFAGYHWYPQVDGAEDAYSAYREAFFDRSHAEYRDTVQAPWLLETDVAGDFVREHFARPGAPDAVDKALRLDSTVMLVDDPVKRVDNMTMAWGLEARTPFLDYRLVELSARIPACFKLPEGGKQVLKHAARRVIPHEVIDRKKGYFPVPGLKHLQGATLDWVRELLTDPSQDRGLFNPAMLDRLLSNPHGQLTPLRGSKLWQLAALNLWLSEQGI; encoded by the coding sequence ATGTGCGGATTAGCAGGAGAGTTACGTTTCACCCCCCTCAACCAAGCCCCTCGCCCGGCCGACCTCGCCGCGGTAGAGCGCATTACCCATCACTTGGCGCCACGTGGCCCCGACGCCTGGGGCTTCCATAGCCAAGGCCCGATCGCCCTCGGTCACCGTCGGCTGAAAATCATGGACCTGTCCGATGGCTCGGCCCAGCCCATGGTCGACAACACCCTGGGGCTGTCGCTGGCGTTCAACGGCGCCATCTACAACTTCCCCGAACTGCGCCAGGAGCTGCAGGACCTGGGCTACACCTTCTGGTCCGACGGCGACACCGAGGTGCTGCTCAAGGGCTACCACGCCTGGGGCGCCGCCTTGCTGCCCAAGCTCAACGGGATGTTCGCCCTGGCCATCTGGGAGCGCGACCAGCAACGCTTGTTCCTGGCCCGTGACCGCCTCGGCGTCAAGCCGCTGTACCTGTCGCGCAACGCTGAGCGCCTGCGCTTTGCCTCGACGCTGCCGGCGCTGCTCAAGGGCGGTGACATCGACCCGATGATCGACCCGGTCGCCCTCAACCATTACCTGAACTTCCACGCCGTAGTGCCCGCGCCACGCACTCTGCTGGCCAATGTGCAGAAACTGGAACCTGGCACCTGGATGCGTATCGACCGCCACGGCGAAGTCGAGCGCCAGACCTGGTGGCAGCTGCAGTACGGGCCGAACCTGGATGAACGCGAGCTCGACCTGGAAGGCTGGACCACCCGGGTGCTCGACGCCACCCGCGAGGCCGTGGCCATTCGCCAACGCGCGGCGGTGGATGTCGGTGTGCTGTTGTCCGGCGGGGTCGATTCCAGCCTGCTGGTCGGCCTGCTGCGTGAAGTCGGCGTGGACGACCTGTCGACGTTCTCCATCGGTTTCGAGGACGCTGGCGGCGAGCGCGGTGACGAGTTTCAGTACTCCGACCTGATCGCTCGCCACTACGGCACCCGTCACCACAAGCTGCGCATTGCCGAGCAGGAAATCATCGAGCAGTTGCCGGCCGCCTTCCGTGCCATGAGCGAACCGATGGTCAGCCACGACTGCATCGCCTTCTACCTGCTCTCGCGCGAAGTGGCCAAGCATTGCAAGGGCGTGCAGAGCGGCCAGGGCGCCGACGAGCTGTTTGCCGGTTACCACTGGTACCCGCAGGTCGACGGTGCCGAGGACGCTTACAGCGCCTACCGCGAAGCCTTCTTCGACCGCAGCCACGCCGAGTACCGCGACACGGTACAGGCTCCCTGGCTGCTGGAAACGGACGTTGCCGGCGACTTCGTGCGTGAACATTTCGCCCGCCCTGGCGCCCCCGATGCAGTCGACAAGGCCCTGCGCCTGGACAGCACGGTGATGCTGGTGGACGACCCGGTCAAACGCGTCGACAACATGACCATGGCCTGGGGCCTCGAGGCCCGCACCCCGTTCCTCGATTACCGCCTGGTCGAGCTTTCGGCACGCATTCCGGCCTGCTTCAAGCTGCCGGAGGGCGGCAAGCAGGTGCTCAAGCACGCCGCACGACGAGTCATCCCCCATGAGGTGATCGACCGCAAGAAAGGCTACTTCCCCGTCCCCGGCCTGAAACACCTGCAAGGCGCGACCCTGGACTGGGTGCGCGAGCTGCTGACCGACCCCAGCCAGGACCGTGGGCTGTTCAACCCGGCCATGCTCGACCGTTTGCTCAGCAACCCGCATGGCCAGCTGACCCCGCTGCGCGGCTCCAAGCTGTGGCAACTGGCGGCCCTGAACCTGTGGCTCAGCGAACAAGGAATCTGA